Proteins encoded within one genomic window of Gadus macrocephalus chromosome 18, ASM3116895v1:
- the LOC132446208 gene encoding cytohesin-1 isoform X1, which produces MVLKSEDGVVPNDLSPEERRDLESIRRRKQELMQDIQRLKDEIAEVTCEIEDLGLTQERKNMQRNKQMAMGRKKFNMDPKKGIRFLIDSALLKNTCDDIAQFLYKGEGLNKTAIGDYLGERDEFNLQVLHAFVQLHEFTDLNLVQALRQFLWSFRLPGEAQKIDRMMEAFAQRYCHCNAGVFQSTDTCYVLSFAVIMLNTSLHNPNVKDKPSVQRFTAMNRGINDGGDLPEDLLRNLYDSIKNEPFKIPEDDGNDLTHTFFNPDREGWLLKLGGRVKTWKRRWFILTDNCLYYFEYTTDKEPRGIIPLENLSIREVEDSKKPNCFELYIPDQKDQVIKACKTEADGRVVEGNHTFYRISAPTTEEKDEWITSIKAAISKDPFYEMLAARKKKVSSLKGL; this is translated from the exons cgTCTGAAGGATGAGATTGCAGAGGTGACCTGTGAGATCGAGGACCTGGGACTCACCCAAGAGAG AAAGAACATGCAGAGGAATAAACAGATGGCCATGGGCCGTAAGAAGTTCAATATGGACCCAAAGAAG GGGATCAGGTTCTTGATTGACAGCGCCCTCCTGAAGAACACGTGTGATGATATTGCCCAGTTCCTGtacaagggggaggggcttaACAAGACTGCCATAGGAGACTACCTGGGGGAGAG AGATGAGTTCAACCTCCAGGTCCTGCATGCCTTCGTGCAGCTCCATGAGTTCACGGACCTCAACCTGGTGCAGGCCCTCAGGCAGTTCCTGTGGAGCTTCCGTCTGCCCGGCGAGGCCCAGAAGATCGACCGCATGATGGAGGCCTTCGCCCAGCGCTACTGCCACTGCAACGCCGGCGTCTTCCAGAGCACCG ATACGTGCTACGTGCTGTCGTTCGCTGTGATCATGCTGAACACCAGCCTGCACAACCCCAACGTGAAGGACAAGCCGTCCGTGCAGAGGTTCACCGCCATGAACCGAGGCATCAATGACGGCGGAGACCTCCCAGAAGACCTGCTCAGG AACCTCTATGACAGCATCAAGAATGAACCCTTCAAGATTCCAGAAGATGACGGGAATGACCTCACTCACACCTTCTTCAACCCTGACCGGGAGGGGTGGCTGCTGaagctag GGGGACGCGTGAAGACCTGGAAAAGACGCTGGTTCATTCTCACCGACAACTGCCTCTACTACTTTGAATACACCACA GATAAGGAACCCAGAGGGATCATTCCCCTGGAGAACCTCAGCATCAGAGAGGTGGAAGACTCAAAGAAACCG AACTGTTTTGAGCTCTACATCCCGGACCAGAAGGACCAGGTGATCAAggcctgcaagacggaggccgACGGCCGCGTCGTCGAGGGCAACCACACCTTCTACCGCATCTCGGCCCCCACGACCGAGGAGAAGGACGAGTGGATCACCAGCATCAA AGCGGCCATCAGCAAGGATCCCTTTTACGAGATGCTGGCGGCCCGGAAAAAGAAGGTGTCTTCCCTCAAGGGGCTGTAG
- the LOC132446208 gene encoding cytohesin-1 isoform X2 codes for MQDIQRLKDEIAEVTCEIEDLGLTQERKNMQRNKQMAMGRKKFNMDPKKGIRFLIDSALLKNTCDDIAQFLYKGEGLNKTAIGDYLGERDEFNLQVLHAFVQLHEFTDLNLVQALRQFLWSFRLPGEAQKIDRMMEAFAQRYCHCNAGVFQSTDTCYVLSFAVIMLNTSLHNPNVKDKPSVQRFTAMNRGINDGGDLPEDLLRNLYDSIKNEPFKIPEDDGNDLTHTFFNPDREGWLLKLGGGRVKTWKRRWFILTDNCLYYFEYTTDKEPRGIIPLENLSIREVEDSKKPNCFELYIPDQKDQVIKACKTEADGRVVEGNHTFYRISAPTTEEKDEWITSIKAAISKDPFYEMLAARKKKVSSLKGL; via the exons cgTCTGAAGGATGAGATTGCAGAGGTGACCTGTGAGATCGAGGACCTGGGACTCACCCAAGAGAG AAAGAACATGCAGAGGAATAAACAGATGGCCATGGGCCGTAAGAAGTTCAATATGGACCCAAAGAAG GGGATCAGGTTCTTGATTGACAGCGCCCTCCTGAAGAACACGTGTGATGATATTGCCCAGTTCCTGtacaagggggaggggcttaACAAGACTGCCATAGGAGACTACCTGGGGGAGAG AGATGAGTTCAACCTCCAGGTCCTGCATGCCTTCGTGCAGCTCCATGAGTTCACGGACCTCAACCTGGTGCAGGCCCTCAGGCAGTTCCTGTGGAGCTTCCGTCTGCCCGGCGAGGCCCAGAAGATCGACCGCATGATGGAGGCCTTCGCCCAGCGCTACTGCCACTGCAACGCCGGCGTCTTCCAGAGCACCG ATACGTGCTACGTGCTGTCGTTCGCTGTGATCATGCTGAACACCAGCCTGCACAACCCCAACGTGAAGGACAAGCCGTCCGTGCAGAGGTTCACCGCCATGAACCGAGGCATCAATGACGGCGGAGACCTCCCAGAAGACCTGCTCAGG AACCTCTATGACAGCATCAAGAATGAACCCTTCAAGATTCCAGAAGATGACGGGAATGACCTCACTCACACCTTCTTCAACCCTGACCGGGAGGGGTGGCTGCTGaagctagg AGGGGGACGCGTGAAGACCTGGAAAAGACGCTGGTTCATTCTCACCGACAACTGCCTCTACTACTTTGAATACACCACA GATAAGGAACCCAGAGGGATCATTCCCCTGGAGAACCTCAGCATCAGAGAGGTGGAAGACTCAAAGAAACCG AACTGTTTTGAGCTCTACATCCCGGACCAGAAGGACCAGGTGATCAAggcctgcaagacggaggccgACGGCCGCGTCGTCGAGGGCAACCACACCTTCTACCGCATCTCGGCCCCCACGACCGAGGAGAAGGACGAGTGGATCACCAGCATCAA AGCGGCCATCAGCAAGGATCCCTTTTACGAGATGCTGGCGGCCCGGAAAAAGAAGGTGTCTTCCCTCAAGGGGCTGTAG
- the tap2t gene encoding antigen peptide transporter 2, translating to MKWKTYGCVLLLDIMFWLILFAELVLLQFPSCGGLPGLWAFAVLKIILINTWTVYIDDKPTPVVNRFVTLVCLLLPVFESVRTLVGFSTFNGSPVPTLGMIVLAQISSIIACAFWEMDLTHGQKKKGGQNLGSTAVLKRVLKYFMPDRLYLVFAFFFLILGVACDAYIPLYQGRVIDMLRGQLYQTHFLKNLGWLALFSLGSPLFAALRGGTFMWILSRLNQRVKRLLYSNLLQQEIQFFEDNKPGSLASRLHSDVDKMGKTVALNCNLLVRSTIKGVLMLQLMVRLSWQLTLLTVVEMRLLSLIQSQYSVYSKEMKEELQDCQAENNRLATQTLGSIRVVRSCGAEPYEAGVYGRALDQMRDLKTRMGLYSATFLLLRRLLNVGIKVLILVQGRSLISSGQITVGDLLAFFLYQGPLSASIREFLYATGEFESTAGVITKVLGYLDRTPNAKPAGRLAPEALAGGISFQNVTFAYPSTPDKPVLKSLSLEVRPGKMTALVGPSGGGKTSCVSLLKRLYEPQDGQILLDGQPLHSYQHKYLHQKVTLVPQNPVLFSGSLGSNIGYGLENCTLGMLQEAARRASADGFIASLEQNYDTDVGECGVKLGAGQRQCVAIARALVRTPRVIILDEATSSLDADVQHAVARQLRGQGVTLLVVAHQLRTVEEADHIVFMEGGAIVEQGTHLELMASEARYYRSYQALF from the exons ATGAAATGGAAGACGTATGGATGTGTCCTTCTCTTGGACATTATGTTCTGGCTGATACTCTTTGCCGAACTGGTGTTGCTTCAGTTCCCAAGTTGTGGTGGATTGCCTGGTTTGTGGGCTTTTGCAGTATTAAAAATTATACTAATTAACACATGGACCGTTTATATTGACGACAAACCCACACCTGTGGTGAACAGGTTCGTGACTCTCGTGTGCCTATTGCTTCCTGTCTTTGAAAGTGTTAGAACTCTAGTTGGGTTTTCTACTTTTAACGGAAGTCCAGTCCCTACGCTTGGTATGATCGTATTGGCCCAGATCTCCTCCATCATAGCATGTGCGTTTTGGGAGATGGATTTGACCCATGGGCAGAAGAAGAAAGGAGGTCAAAATCTCGGCTCAACGGCGGTGCTGAAGAGGGTGCTGAAATACTTCATGCCGGACCGCCTCTACCTTGTGTTTgccttcttcttcctcatcctcgGCGTGGCTT GTGATGCATACATCCCGTTGTATCAGGGAAGAGTCATTGATATGCTGCGAGGTCAGCTCTATCAAACACACTTTCTGAAGAACCTTGGATGGCTAGCCCTTTTTTCTCTTGGAAG CCCTCTGTTCGCTGCGCTGAGAGGAGGCACGTTTATGTGGATCTTGTCCAGGCTGAACCAGAGGGTCAAGAGACTGCTGTACAGCAATCTGCTGCAGCAGGAGATACAGTTCTTTGAGGACAACAAGCCTG GAAGCCTGGCCTCCCGTCTGCATTCGGACGTGGACAAGATGGGTAAAACCGTGGCGCTGAACTGTAACCTGTTGGTACGCAGCACCATCAAGGGCGTCCTCATGCTGCAGCTGATGGTCAGGCTGTCCTGGCAGCTCACCCTGCTCACCGTGGTGGAGATGCGTCTCCTGAGCCTCATTCAGAGCCAGTACAGCGTGTACAGCAAG GAAATGAAGGAGGAGCTGCAGGACTGCCAGGCGGAGAACAACCGGCTGGCCACCCAGACTCTGGGCAGCATCAGGGTGGTCCGCAGCTGCGGGGCGGAGCCCTACGAGGCGGGGGTCTACGGCCGGGCGCTGGACCAGATGAGAGACCTCAAGACACGCATGGGACTCTACAGCGCCACCTTCCTCCTGCTGCGAAGG CTGCTGAACGTGGGGATCAAGGTGCTCATCCTGGTCCAGGGCCGCTCCCTGATCTCCTCTGGTCAGATCACCGTGGGCGACCTGCTCGCCTTCTTCCTGTACCAGGGACCTCTCTCAGCAAGCATACGG GAGTTCCTTTATGCCACTGGAGAGTTCGAGAGCACCGCCGGAGTCATCACCAAAGTGTTGGGTTACTTGGACCGAACGCCCAACGCCAAACCGGCAGGACGGCTGGCCCCCGAGGCACTGGCGGGCGGAATCAGCTTCCAGAACGTGACCTTTGCCTATCCGAGCACCCCTGATAAACCCGTACTCAAG TCCCTCTCTCTGGAAGTACGCCCGGGGAAGATGACGGCTCTCGTGGGTCCCTCTGGCGGAGGGAAGACGTCCTGCGTCAGCCTCCTGAAGAGGCTGTATGAACCTCAGGACGGACAGATCCTGCTGGACGGACAGCCGCTGCACAGCTACCAACACAAATACCTCCACCAGAAG GTGACCCTGGTGCCCCAGAACCCGGTCCTGTTCTCAGGCTCGCTGGGGTCCAACATCGGGTACGGGCTGGAGAACTGCACCCTGGGAATGTTGCAGGAggcagcgaggagagcgagcgccGACGGCTTCATCGCGTCGCTGGAGCAGAATTACGACACAG ACGTGGGGGAGTGTGGCGTGaagctgggggcggggcagaggCAGTGCGTGGCCATCGCCAGAGCTCTGGTCCGGACGCCCCGGGTCATCATCCTGGACGAGGCCACCAGCAGCCTGGACGCAGACGTGCAGCACGCC gtggCGAGGCAGCTGCGGGGGCAGGGTGTGACCCTACTGGTGGTGGCCCATCAGCTGAGgacggtggaggaggcggaccACATCGTGTTCATGGAGGGCGGGGCCATCGTGGAGCAGGGCACGCACCTGGAGCTCATGGCCAGTGAAGCACGCTACTACCGCAGCTATCAGGCTCTGTTTTAG